In Picosynechococcus sp. PCC 7002, the following are encoded in one genomic region:
- a CDS encoding type II CAAX endopeptidase family protein — protein MKRFWHLCKTTPAPLRLGLFFLSLGIIWLPLAAPLYLIFRADENLTTILTMGLLFLEFLVYLPFWVKQVHGETQPFRRYGLVWQRANGVDLVTGLAYGLGFTWALLIFEDVLGFIEIIPPTTALIRIVIEGALSGLGVALAEELVFRGWVYDELERDYGSKIVLWGSAIAFAILHFLKPLPEMIRTLPVFPGLVLLGLTLVWAKRSRFGRLGKPIGLHGGLVWGYYIFNVGGLIQSKEGVSPWLTGVDGNPLGGLWGILFLAVLAWIMARAAQKSQKPSPLEGS, from the coding sequence TTGAAACGATTTTGGCATCTCTGTAAAACCACCCCAGCACCCCTGCGGCTGGGACTTTTTTTCTTGAGTTTGGGGATCATCTGGCTTCCCCTCGCGGCCCCGTTGTACCTGATTTTTCGCGCCGACGAGAATCTAACCACCATCCTGACCATGGGACTGCTGTTCCTTGAGTTTCTGGTCTATCTTCCCTTCTGGGTGAAACAAGTCCACGGGGAAACGCAACCCTTCCGGCGCTATGGTTTGGTGTGGCAGCGGGCGAATGGCGTGGATTTGGTTACAGGTTTGGCCTACGGTCTGGGGTTTACCTGGGCACTGCTGATTTTTGAAGATGTGCTGGGTTTTATCGAGATTATTCCCCCCACAACGGCCTTGATTCGCATTGTGATCGAAGGAGCCTTGAGCGGTCTGGGAGTGGCCCTCGCAGAAGAATTGGTCTTTCGGGGCTGGGTTTATGACGAGCTAGAGCGGGACTATGGCTCAAAAATAGTGCTTTGGGGCAGTGCGATTGCCTTTGCGATTTTGCACTTCTTGAAACCCCTCCCGGAGATGATCCGAACGCTTCCGGTATTTCCCGGTCTGGTTTTGTTGGGATTAACTCTGGTCTGGGCGAAGCGATCGCGGTTCGGTCGCCTCGGCAAACCTATCGGTCTCCATGGGGGCTTAGTTTGGGGCTATTACATTTTTAATGTGGGCGGCTTAATTCAATCCAAAGAAGGTGTTTCCCCTTGGCTCACAGGGGTCGATGGGAATCCCCTCGGTGGTCTCTGGGGCATTCTCTTCCTTGCCGTTCTCGCCTGGATCATGGCCCGTGCCGCCCAAAAATCCCAAAAACCCTCTCCCCTAGAGGGGAGCTAG
- the hisS gene encoding histidine--tRNA ligase yields MATIQALRGTKDIFAPEIAYWQQVEAVVRDCLGRAMYQEIRTPIFEQTSLFERGIGEATDVVSKEMYSFTDRGDRPITLRPEGTAGAVRAYIERKLFAQGGVQRLWYTGPMFRYERPQAGRQRQFHQVGVEVLGSADPRADVEVMAIATEILQKLGLKNLSLQLNSVGNGGDRQRYREALVDYLTPFKADLDADSQERLERNPLRILDSKDQKTQEIAQNAPSILDYLGDDSKKHFDQVQSSLTALGIDYVLNPCLVRGLDYYTHTAFEIQSSDLGAQATVCGGGRYDGLVAELGGPETPAVGWAIGLERLVILLQQLGEASGPQLDFYLVSKGEQAEAAAVILAHKLRFAGFSVELDLSGSAFGKQFKRADRSGAIACLVLGDEEAVNQQVQLKWLQTKAQETLAQADLLGNLESWRQKMQQAKH; encoded by the coding sequence ATGGCAACAATTCAAGCTTTACGAGGAACAAAGGATATTTTTGCGCCGGAGATCGCCTACTGGCAGCAGGTAGAGGCGGTGGTGCGCGATTGCCTCGGCCGGGCGATGTACCAGGAGATCCGCACGCCCATTTTTGAGCAGACCAGCCTGTTTGAGCGGGGGATCGGTGAGGCGACGGACGTGGTCAGTAAGGAAATGTATTCTTTCACAGACCGGGGCGATCGCCCGATTACCCTCCGGCCTGAAGGGACAGCAGGGGCAGTCCGGGCCTATATTGAGCGGAAATTGTTTGCCCAAGGTGGTGTGCAGCGGCTGTGGTACACAGGGCCAATGTTTCGCTATGAAAGACCCCAAGCGGGCCGTCAACGGCAATTTCACCAGGTGGGGGTCGAGGTGCTTGGCAGTGCGGATCCCCGCGCCGATGTGGAAGTGATGGCGATCGCCACGGAAATTTTGCAGAAACTCGGCCTGAAAAATCTCAGCCTGCAATTAAACTCGGTGGGGAATGGCGGCGATCGCCAACGGTATCGTGAAGCTTTAGTAGACTATCTAACCCCTTTTAAGGCGGATTTAGACGCAGATTCCCAGGAGCGGCTCGAGCGCAATCCCCTGCGCATCTTGGATAGCAAAGATCAAAAAACCCAAGAAATTGCCCAAAATGCCCCCAGTATCCTGGATTATCTGGGGGATGACTCAAAAAAACATTTCGACCAAGTACAAAGCTCCCTCACGGCCCTGGGCATTGATTATGTGTTAAACCCTTGCCTCGTGAGGGGCCTAGACTACTACACCCACACCGCCTTTGAAATCCAATCCAGCGACCTCGGTGCCCAGGCAACGGTCTGTGGGGGCGGACGTTACGACGGCCTCGTGGCAGAATTGGGTGGCCCCGAAACACCAGCAGTGGGTTGGGCCATTGGTTTGGAGCGTTTGGTGATCCTGTTACAACAATTGGGAGAAGCCTCCGGCCCCCAACTAGATTTTTACCTCGTTTCCAAAGGAGAACAGGCCGAGGCCGCCGCTGTGATTTTGGCCCATAAGTTGCGTTTTGCGGGGTTCTCAGTGGAGCTTGATCTCAGTGGCAGTGCCTTTGGGAAGCAATTTAAACGGGCTGACCGCAGTGGGGCGATCGCCTGTTTGGTGCTCGGCGATGAAGAAGCCGTCAACCAGCAGGTACAACTCAAGTGGCTCCAGACCAAGGCCCAAGAAACCCTGGCCCAAGCGGATCTGCTGGGAAATCTTGAGTCATGGCGTCAAAAAATGCAGCAGGCAAAACATTAG
- a CDS encoding alpha/beta fold hydrolase: protein MSATVSPHVLAENPPSQFWRWRGYDIHYVQAGTSQGKPPLLLVHGFGASTDHWRKNITVLQEDFSVWAIDLLGFGRSPKAPVVYSGALWRDQLRDFINEVIGEPVVLAGNSLGGYASLCAAAQCPEVAKGLILLNSAGPFSDQVKAQPSPWKKALRKVLFSPLSTQLIFQYTKRRATIRKTLQKVYVNQGAVTERLIDEIQRPSNDPGAAKVFAAVFNTPEGAKVDHLLEALDRPLLMIWGEKDPWIRARERGAKFKQHCPSLVEHYLESGHCPHDDTPELVNPLIRDWLNQTF from the coding sequence ATGAGTGCGACCGTTTCCCCCCATGTTCTCGCTGAAAATCCCCCCAGTCAGTTTTGGCGATGGCGGGGTTACGACATCCACTATGTCCAGGCCGGCACCAGCCAAGGCAAACCGCCCTTGCTCCTCGTCCATGGCTTTGGGGCTTCGACAGATCACTGGCGCAAAAACATTACGGTACTGCAAGAGGATTTTTCGGTGTGGGCGATTGATTTGCTCGGCTTCGGGCGATCGCCAAAGGCTCCCGTTGTTTACAGCGGCGCTCTGTGGCGGGATCAACTGCGGGATTTTATCAATGAAGTCATTGGTGAACCCGTGGTGTTAGCCGGGAATTCCCTGGGGGGTTATGCGTCCCTTTGTGCAGCAGCCCAATGTCCAGAGGTGGCCAAGGGGTTAATTCTCCTCAATAGTGCTGGCCCTTTTAGCGACCAAGTTAAGGCCCAACCTTCACCCTGGAAAAAAGCCCTCCGCAAAGTTCTGTTTAGTCCCCTTTCGACCCAGCTTATTTTCCAATACACCAAACGGCGCGCCACCATCCGTAAAACCCTGCAAAAGGTTTACGTCAACCAAGGGGCGGTGACCGAACGTTTGATCGACGAAATTCAGCGCCCTTCTAATGATCCAGGGGCAGCCAAGGTTTTCGCGGCGGTTTTTAACACCCCAGAAGGAGCCAAAGTCGATCATCTCCTGGAAGCACTAGATCGACCGTTATTGATGATTTGGGGCGAAAAAGATCCCTGGATTCGGGCGCGGGAGCGGGGCGCAAAGTTTAAACAACACTGTCCTAGCCTCGTGGAACATTACCTGGAGTCCGGCCATTGCCCCCATGACGACACACCGGAACTGGTCAATCCTTTAATTCGTGATTGGCTCAACCAAACGTTTTAG
- the recF gene encoding DNA replication/repair protein RecF (All proteins in this family for which functions are known are DNA-binding proteins that assist the filamentation of RecA onto DNA for the initiation of recombination or recombinational repair.): MYLQTLHLRNFRNYQHQHVDFSAQKTILIGNNAQGKSNLLEAVELLASLKTHRTSRDADLVKQGEATARIQAQIQRGYGTVDFDLLLRNQGGRTLKLNGEILRRQLDGLGTLNAVEFSCLDLDLVRGGPDCRRQWIDNLLIQLEPVYARILQEYQQVLKQRNALLRTAKKLHRNQAAIPTDLTQQLTLWDLQLAATGSRVTRRRSRGLLRLMPLAQAWHRDISSQTETLEITYCPNIPWQQDDPHHVQQACLDKIEQRRQAEQHQGSSMVGPHRDEIEFSINGTPARFYGSQGQQRTLVLALKLAELQLIETIIGEPPLLLLDDVLAELDPSRQNQLLDTIQTRFQTLITTTHLNSFGADWLKHSQILTVNQGTLQPYARPLSETYGP, translated from the coding sequence ATGTATTTGCAAACCTTGCACCTCCGTAATTTTCGCAACTACCAGCATCAGCATGTTGATTTTTCGGCCCAAAAAACCATCTTGATCGGCAACAACGCCCAGGGAAAATCAAACCTCCTCGAAGCCGTCGAACTGCTCGCCAGCCTCAAAACCCACCGCACCAGCCGGGACGCCGACCTAGTGAAACAAGGGGAAGCCACCGCCCGCATCCAAGCCCAAATTCAGCGTGGCTATGGCACTGTTGACTTTGATCTTTTGCTCCGCAACCAGGGGGGGCGCACCCTCAAGCTCAATGGCGAAATCCTCCGTCGCCAACTCGATGGCCTCGGTACCCTCAATGCCGTGGAATTTTCCTGCCTTGATTTAGACCTTGTGCGGGGTGGGCCTGACTGTCGTCGCCAATGGATTGATAATCTTTTGATCCAGTTAGAACCTGTCTATGCCCGGATTTTGCAGGAGTATCAACAGGTGCTGAAGCAACGCAATGCCCTCCTAAGGACGGCCAAAAAACTCCACCGGAACCAAGCGGCGATCCCCACTGATTTGACCCAACAGTTGACCCTCTGGGATCTCCAGTTAGCAGCCACAGGTTCGCGGGTCACCAGAAGGCGATCGCGGGGGCTACTCAGACTGATGCCCCTGGCCCAAGCTTGGCACCGTGATATCAGTAGCCAAACCGAAACCTTAGAAATCACCTATTGTCCCAATATTCCCTGGCAACAGGATGACCCCCACCATGTGCAACAGGCCTGCCTCGACAAAATAGAACAACGCCGCCAAGCAGAACAACACCAGGGCAGCAGCATGGTTGGCCCCCACCGGGACGAAATCGAATTTTCCATTAACGGCACCCCCGCCCGCTTCTATGGCTCCCAGGGGCAGCAACGCACCTTGGTTTTAGCGCTCAAACTCGCCGAACTGCAACTCATTGAAACAATCATTGGTGAACCGCCCCTGTTGCTTTTAGATGATGTCCTGGCTGAGCTTGATCCCTCCCGCCAAAATCAACTGCTAGACACGATTCAAACCCGTTTCCAAACCCTGATTACAACCACTCACCTCAATTCCTTTGGGGCAGACTGGCTAAAGCATTCGCAAATTTTGACGGTAAACCAAGGTACCTTACAACCCTACGCCCGTCCCCTGTCGGAAACCTACGGCCCCTGA
- a CDS encoding spermidine synthase, whose amino-acid sequence MAGSEVKADYWINEYITPWDIYSHGITKILAYKQTQFQEMAIVESGAYGKALVLDGKWQSCTGDEFLYHEPLVHPAMIAHGAPKKVLILGAGEGATVREVLRWQSVEKVMMVDIDGEVVEACKEFLPEMHQGVFDDPRLDLRIEDAFKILETTTEKWDVIISDLSDPIEEGPSFKLFTKEYFTQLKDVLAPGGVVAVQAGPTAPANLRLHARLVNTLKAVYANVSSYSTPISSYGSPWGFAICTDGDLNLRPDPEAVDQLLAEQTTGGFKIIDGLTLLGMLQTFRHVREAIATHTEVFTLAEPPKFFGKGHKAQ is encoded by the coding sequence ATGGCAGGTAGCGAAGTCAAAGCCGACTATTGGATTAACGAGTACATTACGCCCTGGGACATTTATAGCCACGGGATTACCAAGATTTTGGCCTATAAACAAACCCAATTTCAGGAGATGGCGATCGTTGAAAGCGGTGCCTATGGTAAAGCCCTGGTGCTGGATGGAAAATGGCAGTCCTGTACCGGCGATGAATTTCTCTACCACGAACCCCTTGTTCATCCGGCGATGATTGCCCATGGTGCCCCGAAAAAGGTGTTGATCCTCGGTGCTGGGGAAGGGGCAACCGTGCGGGAAGTGCTGCGTTGGCAGTCCGTCGAAAAGGTGATGATGGTGGATATCGACGGCGAAGTGGTGGAAGCCTGTAAGGAATTCTTGCCGGAGATGCACCAGGGGGTCTTTGATGATCCGCGCCTCGACCTACGCATTGAAGATGCCTTCAAAATTTTAGAAACCACCACCGAAAAGTGGGATGTAATCATCTCTGACTTGTCTGATCCCATCGAAGAAGGCCCTTCCTTTAAGCTCTTTACCAAGGAATATTTCACCCAACTAAAGGATGTGCTCGCGCCCGGTGGCGTTGTGGCGGTGCAGGCAGGCCCTACGGCTCCGGCAAATTTGCGGCTCCACGCGCGGTTGGTGAATACTCTCAAGGCAGTTTATGCCAACGTTTCCTCCTATTCGACACCCATTTCGAGCTACGGCTCCCCTTGGGGGTTTGCAATCTGTACCGATGGGGATTTGAATCTGCGCCCCGACCCGGAAGCCGTGGATCAACTTTTGGCTGAGCAAACCACGGGTGGCTTCAAGATTATCGATGGCTTAACGCTGTTGGGAATGTTGCAAACTTTCCGCCATGTCCGCGAGGCGATCGCCACCCACACCGAAGTCTTTACCCTAGCAGAACCGCCGAAATTCTTTGGGAAAGGTCACAAAGCTCAGTAA
- the clpS gene encoding ATP-dependent Clp protease adapter ClpS — protein sequence MSTGVIEQRSTSTIRKPAPRYRVLLHNDDFNSMEHVVQTLMQTVAGLTQPQAVSIMMEAHTNGIALVITCVQEHAEFYCETLKMHGLTSTIEPDE from the coding sequence ATGTCTACCGGTGTGATCGAACAACGTTCCACTTCGACCATCCGTAAACCAGCCCCCCGCTACCGGGTACTGCTCCATAACGACGACTTTAACTCCATGGAACATGTGGTACAGACCTTGATGCAAACGGTGGCCGGTCTGACCCAACCCCAGGCGGTCAGTATCATGATGGAAGCCCACACCAACGGCATTGCCCTGGTGATCACCTGTGTGCAGGAGCACGCGGAATTTTATTGTGAAACCCTGAAAATGCACGGCCTCACCAGCACCATCGAGCCGGACGAGTAG
- a CDS encoding SH3 domain-containing protein, which translates to MVRVKPYLFCLAIGCWLGATPGAIANPEPGWEPWRPNETEDDNWSFSAGFSNLELGGYMDYEYTCTQAATAAGQEPVFEYRLNSLVKAIGTGQVQYRCLVNDQVVAQHTSTATLNDQPSRGCLIVQSDLGTGLNVRQEPTVSAPVVGFLSNGSQIMVTGSPAYLSEDATGRTWLYIPFQQDYAWTSVMAEAGGHINYRFCD; encoded by the coding sequence ATGGTGCGAGTCAAACCTTACCTATTTTGTTTGGCGATCGGGTGTTGGCTGGGTGCGACCCCAGGGGCGATCGCCAACCCGGAACCCGGTTGGGAACCCTGGCGACCCAACGAAACAGAAGACGACAACTGGTCGTTTAGTGCGGGGTTTTCTAATCTGGAACTGGGGGGCTACATGGACTATGAATATACCTGCACCCAAGCCGCTACAGCAGCAGGGCAAGAACCCGTTTTTGAATATCGCTTAAATAGTTTAGTCAAGGCTATTGGCACAGGTCAGGTGCAATATCGCTGCCTCGTCAATGATCAAGTCGTTGCCCAGCACACCAGTACAGCCACCTTAAATGATCAACCCTCTCGCGGTTGTTTGATCGTTCAGAGTGATTTGGGGACGGGTCTTAATGTTAGGCAGGAACCCACTGTCTCAGCGCCAGTTGTAGGCTTTCTCAGCAACGGCAGTCAGATTATGGTGACAGGATCGCCCGCCTATCTCAGTGAAGATGCCACCGGACGAACTTGGCTTTATATTCCCTTTCAGCAGGATTACGCCTGGACATCTGTCATGGCCGAAGCCGGTGGTCACATTAATTACCGCTTCTGTGATTAA